Proteins encoded within one genomic window of Triticum aestivum cultivar Chinese Spring chromosome 2D, IWGSC CS RefSeq v2.1, whole genome shotgun sequence:
- the LOC123052221 gene encoding uncharacterized protein, which translates to MAGRNLGAAGASGLARPPKIDVKTLCLLYMVLFMTLWMSSLRWPSPAGAGVGVGSRRYGPAVEALVTCFFFTFVTALLQALLAIALSEKPAPTALPPPVSQWMMGISVWMSGVLFYLIYTAMAGGYAPGPSCSDLIIAGVASVVSLAMTVYNMLQRPVFA; encoded by the exons ATGGCCG GCCGCAACTTGGGCGCCGCAGGAGCAAGCGGGTTAGCCAGG CCGCCCAAGATCGACGTGAAGACGCTCTGCCTACTGTACATGGTGCTTTTCATGACGCTCTGGATGTCCTCGCTTCGGTGGCCGAGTcccgccggcgccggggtcggggtcgggtcccGCCGCTACGGCCCGGCCGTGGAAGCCCTGGTCACCTGCTTCTTCTTCACCTTCGTCACCGCCCTGCTGCAGGCGCTGCTTGCCATCGCGCTGTCGGAGAAGCCGGCGCCGACGGCGCTTCCGCCTCCCGTGAGCCAGTGGATGATGGGCATATCCGTGTGGATGTCCGGCGTCCTGTTCTACCTGATCTACACCGCCATGGCCGGCGGGTATGCGCCGGGGCCGAGCTGCTCGGACCTGATCATCGCCGGGGTCGCCAGTGTGGTGAGCCTCGCCATGACCGTCTACAACATGCTGCAG CGCCCCGTCTTTGCTTAG
- the LOC123052222 gene encoding uncharacterized protein has translation MDGGLLLGAVGGAARANQNKAKIVKIAVPVLVLAVLAVLVTAAAVSMAPDGPARLHALFCSKNFQVMCVVCQINMGCLFAREAARARTPAARRFWAVGVVACFLELALKLYTIPVVCRAAVEDGA, from the exons ATGGATG GCGGCCTTCTGCTGGGTGCTGTAGGAGGAGCTGCGAGAGCGAACCAGAACAAG GCCAAGATCGTCAAGATAGCGGTGCCGGTACTGGTGCTGGCCGTGCTGGCGGTGCTGGtcacggcggcggcggtctccatGGCGCCCGACGGCCCTGCCCGGCTCCACGCCCTCTTCTGCAGCAAAAACTTCCAGGTGATGTGCGTGGTCTGTCAGATCAACATGGGCTGTCTTTTCGCGAGGGAGGCCGCTCGGGCGCGGACGCCggcggcccggcgcttctgggcGGTGGGCGTCGTCGCGTGCTTCCTGGAGCTCGCGCTCAAGCTGTACACGATCCCGGTGGTG TGCCGCGCGGCTGTGGAGGATGGCGCTTAG